TGGCTAAATTTGATTGCAGTTCGCTTCATCCAAACATAGGCATTAGCCAACTCCGACCTTTAGAGGTAGATCCATTTATACCAATGAGCAGATGGAAGAGCCTATCTTGCGTAGTTAGGGTAGTTATTGAAGGTGTTTTGATTGCGCCTTAACTTAAAACTGCGTAATTTGGGGCAACTTTAAATATTGCCGTGCCAAATAATAGATAGATCGGAGGAAGTTTTAATATGGATTTCGTTGATATTTTGGTAACTTGGTTGGTCACTGCTTCTAGTTTGCTGATTCTGACCAAACTGCCGTTGGGAATTGAAATTGATAACCCTGGCATAGCTTATATTTCAGCAGCGGTTTTTGGGATTATCAACTCGCTGATTACATTTTTTGTGCTGACAGTACCTAATTTCTTCACATTTGGCATATACGGGTTTTTTGCGAAGGTATTCACATTGGGTTTGTTTTCATTTCTCATCAATGCGATCGCTTTAACTTTAGCGCGTCGATTCGTCACTGGCTTCCGTTTGGAAAAGGGAATTATAAGTGCTGTATTTGTGGCGATCGCACTTTCTTTGGTAAGCAGTTTAATTACAAGTTTTGTTGTCGGTCAACCAGCCGCAATTGCGTAAGCGCTTTCGATCTGAATTGGTTACAGAGAAACCCGGTTTCTTCAAGAAACCGGGTTTCTGCGGTCTATCAATATAGATCTCAGATCGAGTCCGGTTGCATCGGTAGTATATGAGTGATGCGAAATGTTATCTGTGGAGATCGGGGGTTAAATTTTTACCGCAGATGTAAGCAGATAAACGCAGCCTATAGCTGATAAGAAAGCGATTTTTTTGGGCAACCGATGCTAGGGGACATGATATTATTAAGCGGGAACTTCGATTCTTTGAGTACCGGCAAGTCCGAAAGCAGCGTGGATGGCTTGCAAAGCTGTAACGCCTTGTTCTTGTGCGACCACACAGCTAATTTTAATTTCGGAGGTGGCAATCATTTGAATGTTGATTTGATGTTTTGCCAGTGCTTCAAATAAACGTGCTGCAACTCCCGGCTGTCCTTGCATTCCTGTACCGACGGCGCTGACTTTAGCGATCGCATTATCTACTACGATATCTCCGCACCCCAAATCGGCAACTGCCTCTGACAGCGTTCTTTTAGCCGCTTCGGCATCACCTCTGGCCACGGTAAAGGCGATATCTCGTCTGGGAGTACCATCGACGATGCGACAGCGTTGCGATTGGATGATCGTATCGACGCTGATATTATGCTTTGCTAATTGTTGGAACAATTGCGCTGCCATTCCGGGACGATCTGGTATGTGGCGGATCGCTACACGCGCTTGGTTGAGATCTAGCGCAACGCCACGAATGGGGGAAGATGAGGGGGGAACAGCAGAATGATGTTCCCATTCTGTGTCGATCGCTTCGACTGGGGAA
The sequence above is a segment of the Aerosakkonema funiforme FACHB-1375 genome. Coding sequences within it:
- a CDS encoding phage holin family protein, with product MDFVDILVTWLVTASSLLILTKLPLGIEIDNPGIAYISAAVFGIINSLITFFVLTVPNFFTFGIYGFFAKVFTLGLFSFLINAIALTLARRFVTGFRLEKGIISAVFVAIALSLVSSLITSFVVGQPAAIA